Part of the Spinacia oleracea cultivar Varoflay chromosome 5, BTI_SOV_V1, whole genome shotgun sequence genome, CCTAGTTCAAGGCAAATACAAGGTTAACACTAGCGCATCCACATCAAACACGAGTACTTGTTAAGCATATTAGCCCACTTGGTGTATTCAGGCCCGTATAGTCTTGCGCCTAAGTTATTAGCTCGTATATTTGTAGCTTGTATAAAAACAGAACTGAATGACAAATACAGCTAAGGGAAAATTGATTCCTAACATGGTATCAGACGCAAAAACATAACCCAAACCCTAAACCCTGTTCATCGTCTTCCTCGCACAATTTGCAGCTATGTCAGACGATAAGATCGAACCTTCTTCACCTTTTTACCTCTCTGCAGGAGACCAGCCCAGTAATTTGATCACACACGTGGTCTTGAAGGGCAAAGACAATTACTTAGCGTGGTCACGGGCGATTACTTTGTCCTTGAAATCACGTAGGAAGTACGGTTTCGTGAATGGAACTGTTCCGAAACCGAAGGACGAGGCCAAGTTGCTGGATTGGGTGACTAAAAACTCGATGATTGTTGCTTGGATTCTCAAAACCATGGCACCAAAGGTCGCCATATCAATTCCGTATATGGAGGAAGCACGACCTCTTTGGGAGTATTTGGAGAAGCGCTTTTGCGTTTCCACGGGCCCGCGCTTGCAACAACTACGGGGACGGATTACGAAATGCCGACAGACCAAGGGTATGTCAATCGAAGACTATTACAATCTGTTGATGGGGTTGTATGATGACCTTCATCAATTAAAGCCCCCTCATGGCTGTGAATGTGGGAAGTGTACGTGTGATGTTGTAGGCAAATATGAGGCCGACAAAGCCGAGGAGAAGctgttgcgattaaagcgaaaattagaacaaacttatctgattcgatgaactgaacgaagaacaattgttgcgtcgtggacacccactgtcctaaaagacgattccgcgctacctcccggtgcagtagaacagaatgcggtcgccctccaggattagcgcaactccgacgttgtgtgcactcacaaagccggatggagtcagaacgtatgcccaaaaccgagagcaattttgtgtgagagtaagaatgtgttttcgtattttgtgtgtatgattttctgtgagaagggaactgaaactctgatttaaataattagaaggaaagcattgcaacagacaaaaacggctgaggggatgaatgttgcaacagccaaaaacggtcagagacattgaatgtagtaacggacgtaattaatggtaattaatccaacggttacgtaatcaatacagattcccgtaacaatgacttaagcaaaacggtccagttaccaaaaagaatagggttgacccacaaaacccaccccacgcccgcgaaccgcattcccaagtaccaagtaccaagtaccaagtaccaagtaccaagtaccaagtaccaagtaccaagtaccaagtaccaagtaccaagtaccaagtaccaaggcccaaggcccaagtaccaagtaccaagtaccaagtaccaaggcccaaggcccaaggcccaaggcccaaggcccaaggcccaaggcccaaggcccacggcccacggcccacggcccacggcccgcggcccgcggcccgcgcccggcccggcgcgcgcgcgcgtgtgtgtgatatgtccacccataccattctcacactttctcaaacaagagttacactcattccccaattaataaacaagaggaatatgaagagtttttccaatgtgggactcttgaattttcactcacccttttttcctttgtgtttcccaatgagaatttccaacaatcccccacaggttcgaatatgcggaaaagaaagaaaagaaaggagaaggatattggttttgggcaaacaaaacaattgaataggtgtcaatgtctttcgacttgaattaacacttagtgacatttaagctatgatctctttcctaccaagtgactttcgtattgaacttgatagggagatagaaacccgtcacttaaagcacgcaactgaatatgtatgacattctgactccgcgaataaagtgacgccttatactggccatacgtccgacctggatatgctcataggtgctctagagaatagcccatatcgcaattctcataggaagcggccacacttccacacctacgtaggtgaatcccatcaagtgtgagctacattcacaccaccaaacatatggtatgggttcattaagagccgtatgctcaacctctttcctattgtagcaagcacattataacatctaggggatggacaaaaaataaaattttgtgcttccgaattataacaataatgtcgtcctttaaactctgtgagtaggagttcattattttacaattcattcaacgggcttcaggcccatcccttccgatgtttccaaaactagttttctacataggcctttcgttaacggatccgcaatgttcatttcagactttacatagtctagtgatatcaccccacttgacaacaattctttgatggccttgtgcctcaaacgaatgtgccttttcttcccattgtaggcatggttgtttgccacagcaatagccgcttgcgaatcacaatgaagtgcaactgaaggagctggcttcccccacagcggaatatctgcaagcacatttctcaaccattctgcctcatgacctgccaattcaagagcaataaactcagattccatagtagacatagcagtacaagattgtttacaagatttccaagacacagctccaccccctagggtgaaaacataaccactggtagagttaatttcatcattgccagaaacccagttagcatcacaatagccttccaaaactcctggaaacttggagtagtgcaaactccaatccatggtacccttaaggtacctgagcaatctcttcaaagcatcccaatgttcatgacttgggttatgagtatacctgcttaatctactcacagaataagcaatgtcaggtctagtgtagttcatcagaaacataacactaccaataatcttagcatattcagattggctaacaggatcaccattatttttccttaagtggatgcttggatcatagggagtcctaactggatcgacgtcaaaagagttaaattttttaagtaacttttcaacatagtgagcttggctaagacaaatgccatttggagttctcttgattttcactcctaaaatcacatctgcctcacccatatctttcatttcaaacttagaacttagaaaactttttgtctcatttactcgatccaaattagtcccaaaaattaacatatcatccacataaagacaaataatcacacaaccatcagaatcatgcttagagtaaacacaagaatcaccttcatttacatggaacccattacctgtcatagtcttgtcaaatttgtcatgccattgctttggagcttgcttaagcccatacaaggacttgactaatttacaaaccttattctcttgaccaggaacaacaaacccttccggttgaaccatgtaaatttcctcatccaaatcaccatttaagaatgcagttttaacatccatttgatgcacaacaagatcatgaatgcaagcaagagcaatcaaagttctaatagtagcaattttagtgacaggagaataagtatcaaaataatcaataccatgcctttgggtgaatcccctcaccacaattctagccttatacttgtcaatggatccagtggatttcaattttttcctaaagatccatttacaagtaatgggcttgcaacccctaggcagatcaaccaactcccaagtattgttacttaggattgactgaagttcactatctattgcctctttccaaaacactgcatcaacagatttcatagcctcttcataggtcctaggatcatcttccaaaataaagacataaacaaagtcatcatcaatcaagtaaggttcagttaagaaagcagtaataaaatcatcaccataactggtttcctttcttgccctcttgctcctccttggctcaaattcagaattcacatcataggtgggaggagcaacaacaggcatactagaagaagtgctagaagaaggcacatcattgatacaagatattttcaaaggaaatactgtttcaaaaaactcggcatctcttgcctcaatgatgttaccacctgcataagaattgttagcacctttaacaagaaaacgatatgcagcactttggtaagcataaccaataaaaatacaatcaaccgttttaggaccaatcttgtcccctttgaagctgggtatagccacctttgctagacacccccacactttcaaataacttaggttaggtgcacgacccttccatatttcgtatggagtcttgtctagcttcttgtgaggtaccctgtttaaaacatgacaagcagataatatagcttccccccacatgttatcagaaaacccagaactaataagcatagaattcatcatgttcttcaatgttctgttcttcctttcagcaatcccgttctgctcgggtgtgtagggagccgttgtctcatgaatgatcccattctgctcacaaaatgccttaagagtgttagggtcatattcaccacccctatcactcctaagtctcttgatcttcctatcaagttggttctccacttcggccttgtatttgaggaacatttcctcagcctcatcttttgacctgagaagataaaccatggtgaatcttgagcagtcatcaacaaaagtaatataataccttttaccacccctgctctcataatttttaaaatcccccaagtcactatgaacaagctctagtactttagtttgtctatctattgatttaaatggcttctttgcaaacttggcctcaacacatacttcacattttgcaaaatcagttttagaaaaactgggaatcaagttaagttgtttaagccttttaattgaagcaatgttaagatgacccaaccttgcatgccataaatcaatagactcagcaatataaacagaagaagtactagcattcttattcataatttcaagtttgacatcaagagtaaataaacccccattacagaaaccctttcccacaaactccccattatgagtaataacaagcctatcagaatcaaatgaaagcttcaatccagccttcattagcaagctaccagaaatcaggttcctacgcatttctggaacatgcaacacattggtaagagtaataagttttccagaggtaagagtgagaacgatcttccctttgccttgaacagttgcagaagctgaattacccatgaagacattttcaccatcagttttttcgtaggtagtgaacatgtctttgttggtgcagatatgtctcgttgctccagtatcaacgatccattcagcaacattacctgtcaagttagcttctgaaacaaccgcaacaaaatggttaggattagaaacttcattagcttcagcaaggttggcttggttctgatccgacttcttcttggatctgcaatctacagacttgtgaccagttttcccacattcaaaacacttgcccttgaacttatacttcattggtttcccttgaggcttgaaaggacttccctttcccttaaacttttcagaatatgcatgaggcttaggttctacaaggttagccttagcagacccggaaaacacagattgacccttatccttaatacgattttcctcctcaattttcaggtgacctacaagctcctctaaggtaaggtcctttttcttatgcattaactgattacgaaaatctttccaagagggtgggagtttctcaattaaaactatagcaagggtaatatcacaaatactcaaaccctcggcagccatagcaatgcaaatattttcataagcatgaatctgatcaataattggtttatcatcttggacttgaaaagctaaccacttactgacacaataacgcttagtaccagcatcatcagttccatatttcttttctaatgcatcccaaatatccctagcatgattaaaccccatatagatatcaagcaaagtattcgacatatgatgcagcaacatgcccttacatgtcctatcatctttagcaaatttcaactcaaaagcatgcaattcagtttcatcatcaggttcgacaacatcatcaagcacataagcaatctcaatttgttctaaatagaatcgcatcctaacagcccaacgtttataattcttgccatcaagaggttctaacttagacatatcaggaatcatgaatttggaagtcaaagccataataatcgtcttttagattgttgcgattaaagcgaaaattagaacaaacttatctgattcgatgaactgaacgaagaacaattgttgcgtcgtggacacccactgtcctaaaagacgattccgcgctacctcccggtgcagtagaacagaatgcagtcgccctccaggattagcgcaactccgacgttgtgtgcactcacaaagccggatggagtcagaacgtatgcccaaaaccgagagcaattttgtgtgagagtaagaatgtgttttcgtattttgtgtgtatgattttctgtgagaagggaactgaaactctgatttaaataattagaaggaaagcattgcaacagacaaaaacggctgagggaatgaatgttgcaacagccaaaaacggtcagagacattgaatgtagtaacggacgtaattaatggtaattaatccaacggttacgtaatcaatacagattcccgtaacaatgacttaagcaaaacggtccagttaccaaaaagaatagggttgacccacaaaacccaccccacgcccgcgaaccgcattcccaagtaccaagtaccaagtaccaagtaccaagtaccaagtaccaagtaccaagtaccaagtaccaagtaccaagtaccaagtaccaagtaccaagtaccaagtaccaagtaccaagtaccaagtaccaagtaccaagtaccaagtaccaaggcccaaggcccaaggcccaaggcccaaggcccaagtaccaagtaccaagtaccaaggcccaaggcccaaggcccaaggcccaaggcccaaggcccacggcccacggcccacggcccgcggcccgcggcccgcgcccggcccggcgcgcgcgcgcgtgtgtgtgatgtgtccacccataccattctcacactttctcaaacaagagttacactcattccccaattaataaacaagaggaatatgaagagtttttccaatgtgggactcttgaattttcactcacccttttttcctttgtgtttcccaatgagaatttccaacaatcccccacaggttcgaatatgcggaaaagaaagaaaagaaaggagaaggatattggttttgggcaaacaaaacaattgaataggtgtcaatgtctttcgacttgaattaacacttagtgacatttaagctatgatctctttcctaccaagtgactttcgtattgaacttgatagggagatagaaacccgtcacttaaagcacgcaactgaatatgtatgacattctgactccgcgaataaagtgacgccttatactggccatacgtccgacctggatatgctcataggtgctctagagaatagcccatatcgcaattctcataggaagcggccacacttccacacctacgtaggtgaatcccatcaagtgtgagctacattcacaccaccaaacatatggtatgggttcattaagagccgtatgctcaacctctttcctattgtagcaagcacattataacatctaggggatggacaaaaaataaaattttgtgcttccgaattataacaataatgtcgtcctttaaactctgtgagtaggagttcccaatgagaatttccaacagaaGCTTCACCAGTTCTTGATAGGGATTGATGATGATCTATACGCGGTTGTCCGGTCGAATTTGTTGTCTCAAAAACCTCCTGTGACTTTGGAGGACGCCTTGGAATCACTCAttcaagaagaagaatcaagAGGAATAGCGCATGGGAAGGCCGTGAATGATACCGTGGACACTCACGTGTTTGCGGTACCGACTGATCATTGGAAAGGTGGGGCCGATCGTTGGAAGGACAAATCAAAACTCTCCTGCTCCCATTGCCAGAAAACGGGTCACAAAAACTCTACGTGCTTCAAATTGCACGGCTACCCAGAATGG contains:
- the LOC130461584 gene encoding uncharacterized protein, giving the protein MSDDKIEPSSPFYLSAGDQPSNLITHVVLKGKDNYLAWSRAITLSLKSRRKYGFVNGTVPKPKDEAKLLDWVTKNSMIVAWILKTMAPKVAISIPYMEEARPLWEYLEKRFCVSTGPRLQQLRGRITKCRQTKGMSIEDYYNLLMGLYDDLHQLKPPHGCECGKFPNENFQQKLHQFLIGIDDDLYAVVRSNLLSQKPPVTLEDALESLIQEEESRGIAHGKAVNDTVDTHVFAVPTDHWKGGADRWKDKSKLSCSHCQKTGHKNSTCFKLHGYPEWWPNKNRSCKSGSWSTRPSNSPADRNRPSGAMTSRANAVSSSVGGAVHSSSQSQPSNTVGVSLDDLKPEHIQVLLNMVNNQKQDRMIGPSLGEPDWGR